In Pedobacter sp. W3I1, one DNA window encodes the following:
- a CDS encoding RecQ family ATP-dependent DNA helicase, with the protein MKPIAFVDTEINPETLNILDIGCIKDDGSSIHSNSPESLSTFLGATEFICGHNIIYHDLPHLKKAIVELDDLQVIDTLYLSPLLFPNKPYHALLKDDKLQTEELSNPLNDAIKARDLFYDEIASFDQLDNLLKQIFFALLNDKKEFSAFFKFNSFQPDISDIARIIHAKFHLKICVQADLDKIIQQNPIELAYCLSIINCQDRYSITPPWVLKVYPKVEGIMSELTNKPCLAGCAYCNTALDIHKGLKKYFGFDSYRSYAGEPLQERSVEAAIQNKSILAVFPTGGGKSITFQVPALMGGANAKGLTVIISPLQSLMKDQVDNLEKIGITEAVTINGLLDPIERGKSFERVEDGSASMLYISPESLRSKSIERLLLGRKIIRFVIDEAHCFSSWGQDFRVDYLYIGDFIKLLQEKKNLDEQIPVSCFTATAKQNVIEDIRNYFKKKLSLDLEIFSSKASRTNLTYNVFEKNDEEEKYNALRDLIEEKQCPTIVYVSRRSKAVKLATRLSKDGFSVAYYHGGMESGEKTKSQNEFITGQINIMVATSAFGMGVDKKDVGMVVHYDISDSLENYVQEAGRAGRDEKLSAVCYVLFNEEDLSKHFILLNQTKLNIKEIQQIWKAVKEITRFRLNASNSALEIARKAGWDDSVNEIETRVTTAIAALEDAGYLKRGQNMPRVFANSILTKTAQEAINKINSSFRFDEKQKEKAVRIIKKLFSSKSKKQLSDDVGESRIDYISDRLSMVKEDVIHIINLLREEKILADTKDLTAFVKRNESRNRSLTIVETFRKIENFLAPIFKEQEITINLKELNEEAEFKGYNDFTPNKIKTIINFWAIKKWIKRENQTYSKNHISVIASQTVALLKDKLHKRHELARFTVEYLYDKSNNDKDNAEKDEVLVEFSVHELKDTFLNRGSLFQLSVTVEDVEDTLFYLSRIEAIKIEGGFMVIYNRLTIDRLENDNKVRYKAEDYEKLNQFYENRVQQIHIVGEYAKKMTENYKLALAFAEDYFQLNYTSFLNKYFNVTRQNEIKRNITPTKYKQLFGGLSESQSQIINDKENKYIIVAAGPGSGKTKVLVHKLASLLLMEDVKHEQLLMLTFSRVAATEFKKRLLKLIGNAAGFVEIKTFHSFCFDLLGKVGSLEKADAILRTAISKIKNNEVEISKITKAVLVIDEAQDINADEFELINTLMAQNEEMRVIAVGDDDQNIYEFRNADSKYLEEFIRNKDAIKYELVENYRSKQNLIAFSNQFITKISHRLKTTPIISNSKGIGNIKITHYKNGNLITPLVNDILKTGLVGTTCVLTKTNEEASMVVGSLLKHKMPAQLIQTNDSFNLYNLSEIRFFLSKLGSNNEVYTYSDEVWTNAYRELTYKFKKSSKFEIVDNLIHDFEAVNPKIKYKSDFEVFIKESKIEDFFNDTGETVMVSTIHKSKGKEYDNVFLLLKDFDASEDSIKRQLYVGMTRAKNNLSVHLNGNYLDQIEVENLERIVDANIYPTLEDIVYNLTHTDIWLDYFANKQHLISQLISGASLIVDGDECKNLNGQSILKFSRKFIAEIEKQSKKGFDLKEAKVNFVVYWLKEGEEKEIIIILPEVLFVKRKDN; encoded by the coding sequence ATGAAACCAATAGCTTTTGTAGATACTGAAATTAATCCCGAAACATTAAATATCCTTGATATAGGTTGCATTAAGGATGATGGAAGTAGTATTCACTCAAATTCTCCTGAATCCTTATCTACATTTTTAGGTGCTACTGAATTTATTTGTGGGCATAACATTATTTACCATGATTTACCACATCTTAAGAAAGCTATAGTCGAATTAGATGATTTACAGGTTATTGATACCCTGTATTTATCGCCACTACTTTTCCCCAATAAACCATACCATGCTTTATTAAAAGATGATAAACTGCAAACGGAAGAGTTAAGCAACCCATTAAATGATGCTATAAAGGCAAGAGATCTGTTCTATGATGAGATTGCATCATTTGATCAATTGGATAATTTACTAAAACAAATATTTTTTGCGCTGCTAAATGATAAGAAAGAGTTTAGTGCGTTTTTTAAATTTAACAGCTTCCAGCCAGATATTAGTGATATTGCCAGAATTATTCATGCCAAATTCCACTTAAAAATCTGTGTGCAGGCAGATCTGGATAAAATTATACAACAAAATCCTATTGAATTAGCCTACTGTTTATCAATAATCAATTGCCAGGACAGGTATTCAATTACACCTCCATGGGTATTGAAAGTTTATCCAAAGGTGGAAGGTATTATGTCTGAATTGACAAATAAACCATGTTTAGCTGGCTGTGCATATTGTAATACCGCACTGGATATCCATAAAGGCTTAAAAAAATATTTTGGTTTTGATTCATACAGAAGTTATGCTGGCGAACCACTACAGGAAAGATCAGTTGAGGCAGCCATTCAAAATAAATCAATTTTAGCTGTATTTCCTACAGGAGGAGGCAAATCCATAACATTTCAGGTGCCAGCTTTAATGGGCGGTGCAAATGCAAAAGGACTTACCGTCATTATTTCTCCGCTACAGTCTTTAATGAAAGATCAGGTAGATAATCTGGAAAAAATAGGAATAACAGAAGCAGTTACAATCAACGGTCTGCTCGACCCAATAGAAAGGGGGAAATCATTTGAGCGGGTCGAGGATGGCTCGGCATCAATGCTTTATATATCTCCTGAATCTTTGCGGTCCAAATCAATAGAAAGGCTCCTTTTGGGGCGGAAAATTATTCGTTTCGTAATAGATGAAGCACATTGTTTCTCATCATGGGGGCAAGATTTTAGGGTTGATTACTTGTATATAGGAGATTTTATAAAGCTATTGCAGGAAAAGAAGAATCTTGATGAGCAGATTCCAGTTTCATGTTTTACGGCCACAGCCAAACAGAATGTAATTGAAGATATCAGAAATTATTTTAAGAAGAAATTATCACTTGATTTAGAAATTTTTAGCTCAAAGGCTTCGAGAACAAATTTAACATATAATGTATTCGAAAAGAATGATGAAGAAGAAAAATATAATGCACTGCGGGATTTAATCGAAGAAAAGCAATGTCCAACCATTGTGTATGTTTCAAGGAGGAGCAAGGCTGTTAAACTGGCTACACGATTATCAAAGGATGGTTTTTCTGTAGCTTATTACCACGGGGGAATGGAATCGGGTGAAAAGACAAAAAGCCAGAATGAATTTATAACCGGCCAAATTAATATCATGGTTGCTACTTCTGCATTCGGTATGGGGGTGGATAAGAAAGATGTAGGGATGGTGGTGCATTACGATATTTCTGACTCTTTAGAAAATTATGTTCAGGAAGCCGGGAGGGCAGGCCGTGATGAAAAATTATCGGCAGTTTGTTATGTTCTGTTTAATGAAGAAGATTTAAGCAAGCATTTTATTTTATTAAACCAGACCAAATTAAACATAAAGGAAATTCAGCAGATCTGGAAAGCCGTAAAAGAAATTACACGGTTTCGCTTAAATGCATCAAATTCTGCCTTAGAAATTGCCAGAAAGGCAGGCTGGGACGATAGTGTTAATGAAATAGAAACCAGGGTAACAACTGCTATTGCTGCCTTAGAAGATGCCGGTTACTTAAAGCGTGGGCAAAATATGCCCAGGGTTTTTGCCAACAGCATCTTAACTAAAACCGCTCAGGAAGCCATAAATAAAATTAACAGTTCTTTTCGGTTTGATGAAAAACAGAAAGAAAAGGCAGTTAGAATTATAAAGAAACTTTTTTCGAGCAAAAGTAAGAAGCAGCTATCTGATGATGTTGGTGAATCACGTATTGATTATATCTCAGATCGTTTGAGTATGGTGAAAGAAGATGTGATCCACATTATAAATCTGCTTAGGGAAGAGAAAATTCTTGCCGATACGAAGGATTTAACTGCATTTGTTAAAAGAAATGAAAGCAGGAACCGTTCATTGACAATTGTTGAGACATTTCGGAAAATCGAGAACTTTCTAGCGCCGATTTTTAAAGAACAGGAAATAACAATAAACCTTAAGGAGCTAAATGAAGAAGCTGAATTTAAAGGTTATAATGATTTTACACCAAACAAAATCAAAACCATCATCAATTTTTGGGCAATAAAAAAATGGATAAAGCGGGAAAATCAGACATACTCTAAAAATCACATTTCTGTAATCGCATCACAAACAGTAGCGTTATTAAAAGACAAATTGCATAAAAGGCATGAGTTAGCCAGGTTTACAGTAGAATATTTGTACGACAAATCTAATAATGATAAAGACAACGCCGAAAAGGATGAAGTTTTAGTCGAATTTTCGGTTCATGAACTAAAAGATACTTTTCTCAATAGGGGCAGTTTATTTCAGCTTTCAGTTACTGTTGAGGATGTAGAAGATACACTCTTTTATCTTTCTAGAATTGAAGCCATCAAAATTGAAGGTGGTTTTATGGTTATCTACAACCGTTTAACTATCGATAGATTGGAAAATGATAATAAAGTTAGATATAAGGCAGAAGATTATGAAAAATTAAATCAATTTTATGAAAATAGGGTACAGCAGATCCATATTGTGGGTGAATATGCTAAGAAAATGACCGAGAACTATAAACTTGCTTTAGCGTTTGCAGAAGATTACTTTCAACTTAATTATACTTCTTTTTTAAATAAATATTTTAATGTAACCCGCCAAAATGAAATAAAGCGGAACATTACACCAACCAAATACAAGCAACTGTTCGGTGGTTTATCAGAAAGTCAATCACAAATCATAAATGATAAAGAAAACAAATATATTATCGTAGCTGCCGGTCCGGGAAGCGGAAAAACCAAAGTATTGGTTCATAAACTAGCCTCTCTTTTATTAATGGAAGATGTAAAACATGAACAATTGCTAATGCTTACCTTTTCGAGAGTAGCAGCAACAGAATTTAAAAAGCGTTTGTTAAAATTAATTGGTAACGCTGCGGGCTTTGTCGAGATTAAAACCTTCCATTCTTTTTGCTTTGATCTGTTGGGAAAGGTGGGTAGCCTAGAAAAAGCAGATGCCATTCTAAGGACTGCCATTTCTAAAATAAAAAATAATGAAGTAGAAATCAGTAAAATCACGAAAGCCGTTTTGGTAATTGATGAAGCACAGGACATTAATGCTGATGAATTTGAGCTAATTAATACCTTAATGGCACAAAATGAAGAGATGCGGGTAATTGCAGTTGGTGACGATGATCAAAATATTTATGAGTTTAGAAATGCCGATTCAAAATATCTGGAAGAATTTATTAGAAATAAAGATGCTATAAAGTATGAATTGGTTGAAAACTATCGAAGCAAACAAAATTTGATCGCGTTTAGTAATCAATTCATCACAAAAATAAGCCATCGTTTAAAAACAACGCCAATTATTTCAAATAGTAAAGGTATTGGCAATATAAAAATAACGCATTATAAAAACGGCAACCTAATTACCCCATTGGTCAATGATATTCTAAAAACGGGATTGGTTGGTACTACATGTGTATTAACAAAGACAAATGAAGAAGCAAGCATGGTTGTAGGCAGCTTGTTGAAACATAAAATGCCAGCGCAGTTAATACAGACAAACGACTCTTTTAATCTCTATAACCTTTCTGAGATAAGGTTTTTCTTATCTAAACTGGGATCAAATAATGAAGTATATACTTACAGTGATGAGGTTTGGACAAATGCATATCGGGAATTAACTTACAAGTTTAAAAAGAGCTCTAAATTCGAAATCGTTGATAACCTTATTCATGATTTTGAAGCTGTAAATCCGAAAATTAAGTATAAATCTGATTTTGAAGTTTTTATTAAAGAATCAAAGATTGAGGACTTTTTTAACGATACAGGCGAAACAGTTATGGTTTCAACCATCCATAAATCAAAGGGCAAAGAATATGATAATGTTTTTTTGCTGTTAAAAGATTTTGACGCGAGTGAAGATAGTATCAAGAGGCAGTTATATGTTGGCATGACGAGGGCTAAAAATAACTTGTCAGTTCATTTAAATGGTAACTACCTGGATCAGATCGAAGTTGAAAATTTAGAAAGAATTGTGGATGCAAATATATATCCTACATTAGAAGACATTGTATATAACTTGACGCATACTGATATCTGGCTTGATTATTTTGCTAATAAACAACATTTAATATCACAATTAATAAGCGGAGCAAGCTTAATCGTTGACGGAGATGAGTGTAAGAATTTAAATGGTCAGTCTATTCTTAAGTTTTCAAGAAAATTTATTGCTGAAATAGAAAAGCAATCAAAAAAAGGTTTTGATCTGAAAGAAGCAAAAGTAAATTTTGTTGTTTATTGGTTAAAAGAGGGAGAAGAGAAAGAGATTATAATAATTTTACCAGAGGTTTTATTTGTAAAGAGGAAAGATAATTAA